From Euwallacea similis isolate ESF13 chromosome 11, ESF131.1, whole genome shotgun sequence, the proteins below share one genomic window:
- the LOC136412261 gene encoding zinc finger protein 678-like encodes MEETKMCRICLSETGETFRALFALIQLEGPEKTALSICEMICSFSAVQIALNDGLPGQICTSCSEQVVAIYLFKTQLENNDKILRKRLIDEDRVVTITGSKNDLKLGKKDLILRRRKITKAEKPKSENVNPANECERTNLNEGIEVKCERIDLHEEPLSDQYNNPAIKPDEHRKTQKFNSDNLMENQHLITDELLELKDEYFCDHCSKMFKTKQGLKKHLLRIKNMVKTKKSSTRKPYACEICLKSFRQISNLKDHMRTHNGEKPYLCATCGKGFNQLGNLRQHQVRHSGVKSHICTICGHGFASKGELHTHHRKHTGARPFVCDSCGKGFTTSSSLIKHKRIHSGEKPYECEYCKLKFSRSGILSRHRRIHTGEKPYVCEICKKAFTQSNDLNSHLRIHTGEKPYKCSECGQLFRQNSALKSHKKTHQRPKAENGKVVYKKRHKEEVFVEDEENILALKFTEVPSSI; translated from the exons ATGGAAGAAACTAAAATGTGCAGGATTTGCCTCTCGGAGACGGGAGAAACGTTTAGAGCTCTTTTTGCTCTGATACAGTTAGAGGGTCCTGAAAAAACTGCTTTATCCATTTGCGAGATGATTTGCTCTTTTAGTGCTGTTCAg ATAGCTTTAAATGATGGTCTACCAGGCCAAATTTGCACATCCTGCTCTGAGCAAGTAGTTGCAATATATCTCTTCAAAACCCAATTAGAAAACAATGATAAAATCCTTAGAAAGAGACTTATTGATGAGGATAGAGTAGTGACTATAACTGGAAGTAAAAACGACCTAAAATTGGGCAAGAAAGACTTAATTTTAAGGCgcagaaaaattacaaaagctgaaaaaccaaaaagtgAGAATGTCAACCCTGCAAATGAGTGTGAAAGAACTAATTTAAATGAGgggattgaagttaaatgtGAGAGAATAGATTTGCATGAAGAGCCCCTGTCTGATCAGTATAATAATCCTGCTATAAAGCCTGATGAACACCGGAAAACTCAGAAATTCAATTCAGACAATCTCATGGAAAACCAACATTTAATAACTGATGAattattagaattaaaagatGAGTACTTTTGCGACCACTGTAGCAAAATGTTCAAAACTAAACAGGGGCTCAAAAAGCATTTATTGCGTATTAAGAATATGGTTAAAACCAAGAAGTCTTCAACTAGGAAACCTTATGCTTGCGAGATTTGCCTCAAGT CTTTCaggcaaatttcaaatttgaaagacCACATGCGAACTCATAACGGGGAGAAGCCTTATTTATGTGCGACTTGCGGTAAAGGATTTAATCAGTTAG GCAATTTGCGGCAGCATCAAGTGAGACATAGTGGAGTAAAATCTCACATTTGCACCATTTGTGGACATGGTTTTGCTAGTAAAGGAGAGTTACATACGCACCACAGGAAGCATACAG GTGCAAGACCATTTGTCTGCGACTCTTGCGGAAAGGGTTTTACCACTTCCTCCTCGCTGATAAAACACAAAAGAATCCATTCTGGTGAGAAGCCGTATGAGTGCGAATATTGCAAACTAAAATTCTCCAGGTCTGGAATTTTAAGTCGACACAGAAGGATCCACACTGGAGAAAAACCATATGTTTGTGAGATTTGCAAGAAAGCGTTTACTCAATCCAATGATTTAAATTCTCATCTGAGAATTCATACAGGAGAAAAACCTTATAAATGCAGTGAATGTGGGCAGTTATTTCGACAAAACTCCGCTTTAAAATCGCATAAGAAGACTCACCAAAGGCCGAAGGCTGAAAATGGAAAGGTGGTGTATAAGAAGAGGCACAAAGAGGAGGTATTTGTTGAAGATGAGGAAAACATCTTGGCACTCAAGTTTACAGAAGTGCCTTCGTCAATTTAA
- the obst-A gene encoding protein obstructor-E, giving the protein MKLLVLATIAGLVLGAHGQGFKCPPKDGQYEDPRQCDKYYECVEGEAAAKLCPDGLVFDPLIRKRNKCDQPFNVDCGDRTELQAAQPKGPCPRRNGFFAHEDPAVCNKFYNCIEGDFTEITCTNGLHFDEFSGTCVWPDTAGRQGCRETSNILKDGFQCPKEAQKDANGNLAVHPKYAHPTDCQRFYVCLNGVEPRDLGCTVGEVYNEESQRCDAPENVPGCEDWYKDDPAAQAKPSKKA; this is encoded by the exons ATGAAGTTACTCGTGTTAGCCACCATCGCTGGGCTCGTCCTGGGTGCCC ATGGTCAAGGGTTCAAATGCCCGCCCAAAGACGGTCAATATGAAGATCCCAGACAATGCGACAAATACTACGAATGCGTGGAAGGAGAAGCTGCAGCCAAACTATGTCCTGATGGTCTAGTTTTTGATCCTCTCATCAGGAAGAGAAACAAGTGCGACCAACCATTCAACGTAGACTGTGGAGACCGAACTGAATTAC AGGCGGCTCAGCCCAAAGGCCCATGCCCCCgaagaaatggatttttcGCCCACGAAGATCCAGCTGTGTGTAACAAATTCTACAACTGCATCGAAGGAGACTTCACCGAAATCACCTGCACCAATGGGCTTCACTTCGATGAGTTCTCAGGTACCTGTGTGTGGCCCGACACTGCAGGGAGACAAGGATGCAGAGAAACCAGCA ACATCTTGAAGGATGGCTTCCAGTGCCCCAAAGAAGCCCAGAAAGACGCTAATGGCAATTTAGCAGTGCATCCCAAATATGCCCACCCTACTGATTGTCAACGGTTCTACGTATGTTTGAATGGGGTAGAACCACGAGACTTGGGGTGCACAGTAGGGGAAGTTTACAATGAAGAATCGCAAAGGTGTGATGCACCTGAGAACGTACCAGGATG tGAGGACTGGTACAAGGACGACCCAGCTGCACAAGCAAAACCTTCAAAGAAAGCTTAA
- the Fatp1 gene encoding long-chain fatty acid transport protein 4, giving the protein MRETRQDTAVNGNSKVLISGTASREDDVESGPRVTTAKGNTITNVSTNRKVRKSRSVRVLIRRLLVMTVVLAVLTGLSSLCCYLFGWKFLAQLVVVALVAYLAAGHWRWLYVAIITAPRDIRALYRYVRLLIQVKYLYREDYPLWKIFEKNVKRHPHKPAVLFEDQEWSFIQVEEYSNKIANIFKSHGYKKGDRVALFLENKPEYVGIWLGLSKLGVIVPLINTNLRLNPLVHSITIAKSQAVIFGAELSEAVSDVLDKVESKVALYQINCNNNAGPQDARFESLDLLLKEASIVTPEINEKVGHHDHLLYIYTSGTTGLPKAAVISTSRYFFIAGAMHWLCNFRSSDRFYCPLPLYHTAGGCMSMGQMLIYGSSIVIRKKFSASLYFSECRKYNCTAAQYIGEMCRYILAVPPKPSDTDHNLRLIFGNGLRPQIWKEFIDRFNIKDVKEFYGATEGNANIVNLDNTVGSIGFISRIIPQVYPISIIKVDEHGEPIRNARGLCQICKPNEPGVFIGKIIPNNPSRAFLGYVDEEASKKKVVYDVFSRGDSAFISGDILIADELGNLFFKDRTGDTFRWKGENVSTSEVEAVISNLVNYKDVVVYGVEIRGMEGRAGMAALYDPEGSVDLNQHFLFGLKKSLPSYARPFFIRILTKLDLTGTYKMKKNDLQKDSFDPSKTTDSIYYLSSEGKYELVTSEIFGKINSGEIRV; this is encoded by the exons ATGCGTGAAACTCGACAAGATACTGCAGTGAACGGAAATAGCAAG gtACTTATATCGGGTACCGCGTCACGTGAAGACGACGTCGAAAGCGGGCCCCGGGTCACCACTGCCAAAGGTAATACTATCACCAACGTCAGCACGAATCGAAAAGTCCGCAAAAGTCGGTCAGTGCGCGTTTTGATTCGCCGTTTGCTGGTCATGACCGTGGTATTAGCGGTGCTCACAGGCCTGAGTTCCCTTTGCTGTTACCTTTTCGGATGGAAGTTCCTGGCTCAATTGGTCGTGGTGGCACTGGTGGCCTACCTGGCTGCTGGGCATTGGAGGTGGCTCTATGTGGCCATCATTACTGCTCCCAGGGATATCCG AGCCCTATATCGCTACGTCAGGCTTCTAATAcaagttaaatatttgtacCGAGAAGATTATCCACTATGGaagatatttgagaaaaatgttaagagaCACCCTCATAAACCTGCTGTCTTATTTGAGGATCAAGAATGGTCTTTTATACAA GTGGAAGAATACAGTAATAAAATAGCCAACATATTCAAGAGTCATGGTTACAAAAAAGGAGACCGAGTGGCCCTTTTCCTTGAAAACAAGCCTGAGTATGTGGGAATCTGGCTAGGATTGTCTAAATTAGGAGTGATTGTACCTCTAATAAATACAAACTTAAGACTGAATCCTTTAGTGCATTCCATCACTATAGCAAAGAGCCAAGCCGTTATATTTGGAGCTGAGCTCTCTGAAG CCGTCAGTGACGTGCTGGACAAAGTCGAATCCAAAGTGGCCTTGTACCAGATCAACTGCAATAACAACGCAGGTCCCCAAGACGCAAGGTTCGAGAGCCTTGATTTGCTCTTGAAAGAAGCATCAATTGTAACACCGGAAATTAACGAAAAAGTGGGTCACCATGATCATTTGCTTTATATTTACACGTCTGGAACAACGGGATTACCCAAAGCGGCCGTTATCAGTACTTCTCG gtatttttttattgccgGGGCCATGCATTGGTTATGCAATTTCCGTTCTTCGGACAGATTTTACTGCCCTCTGCCTCTCTACCATACGGCGGGTGGCTGCATGAGCATGGGGCAAATGCTCATTTACGGTTCGAGCATTGTGATTAGGAAGAAGTTTTCAgcttctttgtacttttcagAGTGTCGTAAATACAATTGCACT gcTGCTCAATACATAGGAGAAATGTGTCGGTATATATTAGCTGTGCCTCCAAAACCTAGCGATACAGACCACAATTTAAGGTTGATTTTCGGGAACGGGCTACGCCCTCAGATCTGGAAAGAATTCATTGATAGATTTAATATTAAGGatgttaaggaattttacGGGGCTACAGAGGGAAATGCTAATATCG ttaactTAGATAACACGGTAGGATCTATCGGCTTCATATCCCGTATAATCCCTCAAGTGTACCCGATTTCTATTATAAAAGTGGATGAGCATGGGGAACCAATAAGGAACGCACGGGGGCTATGTCAAATTTGCAAACCCAACGAACCGGGTGTTTTTATCGGCAAAATAATCCCTAATAATCCCTCTAGGGCGTTTCTCGGCTACGTAGACGAGGAGGCTTCTAAGAAGAAGGTGGTCTATGACGTGTTTTCTAGAGGAGATAGCGCGTTCATTTCCGGGGACATTCTTATAGCCGACGAGCTcggcaatttattttttaaggatcgCACAGGGGATACTTTCAGGTGGAAAGGTGAAAATGTGTCCACTTCTgag GTTGAAGCAGTCATCAGCAACTTGGTAAATTATAAAGATGTAGTAGTTTATGGAGTGGAAATTCGTGGTATGGAGGGCAGGGCTGGAATGGCCGCCCTTTATGATCCTGAGGGTTCAGTGGATTTAAATCAACACTTTCTTTTCGGACTTAAAAAGTCGTTGCCGTCTTATGCTAGGCcgttttttattagaattctCACAAAATTGGATCTTACAg gaacttataaaatgaagaaaaatgatCTTCAAAAGGACAGTTTTGATCCCTCGAAAACAACAGAtagcatttattatttaagttctGAAGGCAAATACGAACTTGTCACCTCAGAAATTTTCGGCAAGATCAATTCAGGTGAGATCCGTGTTTAG
- the ATPsynC gene encoding ATP synthase lipid-binding protein, mitochondrial — translation MFAAARLIAPATRTAILNNSKQYLRPLSSAVTQNQSLVQTVQQHQQKQANLLPAIRGLQTSPVSRDIDSAAKFIGAGAATVGVAGSGAGIGTVFGSLIIGYARNPSLKQQLFSYAILGFALSEAMGLFCLMMSFLLLFAF, via the exons ATGTTCGCCGCCGCTAGACTGATTGCCCCAGCTACCAGGACTGCT ATCCTGAACAACTCAAAACAGTACCTCAGGCCTCTGAGCAGTGCAGTCACCCAGAACCAGTCCCTAGTGCAAACTGTGCAGCAGCATCAACAAAAACAG GCCAATTTGTTACCTGCGATCAGAGGTCTCCAGACCAGTCCAGTGTCTAGAGACATTGACTCTGCGGCCAAATTCATCGGAGCAGGAGCTGCCACCGTGGGAGTAGCTGGTTCTG GTGCCGGTATTGGAACTGTATTCGGTTCCCTGATCATTGGTTATGCCAGGAATCCCAGTCTAAAACAACAGCTTTTCTCGTATGCCATCTTGGGTTTCGCCCTGTCTGAAGCCATGGGTCTGTTCTGTCTCATGATGTCCTTTTTGTTATTGTTCGCCTTCTAA
- the LOC136412115 gene encoding chromatin complexes subunit BAP18, whose amino-acid sequence MSSASKVGEIFTAAGQAFNRLGDLTMQLHPNSDSPTGKWTDEEIEMLRQVVKQFSDGLNQISEHIKSRTVSQIRTALKKKAFEDAGLPVRQVAQPMTTIQTQPSQQLMKQEVTLNMLNAAESEVDVEGLHEDVKLEFDGSNEEVST is encoded by the exons ATGAGTTCGGCGAGTAAA GTTGGGGAAATTTTCACTGCTGCAGGGCAGGCTTTTAACAGACTTGGAGATTTGACCATGCAGCTACATCCTAACTCAGATTCACCCACTGG AAAATGGACagatgaagaaattgaaatgctTCGGCAGGTCGTTAAACAGTTTTCAGATGGACTAAATCAAATTAGCGAACATATCAAATCTAGAACCGT GTCTCAAATTCGAACTGCTCTGAAAAAGAAAGCATTTGAAGATGCTGGTTTGCCAGTGCGACAAGTGGCCCAACCAATGACCACGATTCAAACTCAACCCTCACAGCAATTAATGAAACAAGAGGTGACTTTGAATATGCTGAATGCAGCAGAATCTGAGGTGGACGTAGAGGGCTTACATGAGGATGTAAAACTGGAATTTGATGGCAGTAATGAAGAAGTGTCAACttag
- the LOC136412013 gene encoding uncharacterized protein C05D11.1-like, whose amino-acid sequence MPPVDKTPNVFTSNFELCYSLKAFNRIPVSEYISKKTGLTVCIAQVDGPVVNGYFCLATEAFDDDGLPHTLEHLIFLGSETYPYKGVLDLLANRCLASGTNAWTDIDHTCYTMETAGSEGFCSLMPIFLEHILYPILSEEAFITEVHHITGDGEDAGVVYCEMQGRENSAESRMHLAIAKNIYPGHCGYSSETGGIMRNLRESTSNSKVRAYHKEFYRPENLKVIITGQISPEDVFRALEPLEQQIVSKGDRGPFERPWQSPVPGLESSKDLKIKYPSDDEDNGLYSMVWRGPSCVSDLYHVTACSLLLKYFTENSVSPLPKVFVEIEDPFASNICYNLYENAETCFYVIFEDVPISKVDKVKQNLQGELKRILSNQDINMQTLESIINKYKLENISNIENSPHQSIAFMIIGHMLYGNTKADLEQRVNPLEDLNKLLKEPKSFWLEILDKYFVSNNYISVECYPSKKEQQKMAKEERERIEKQRENLGEVGLKNRKLALEKALEFNDRQPPAEMLTSVPIPSIESIKFHNISRFRSDNIDKRLDLSKTSIFTYFDDLKTSFVYLYAIMDTSNIPSNLRIYLPLLLESLLELPIERKGVIVPYEQVVAQLNDDTVCSNTSLGLGAGGLFTCGSYSQSVTLSLQLETSKYQKGLNWIEDLLYHTQFTAERLKVIALKMSNAVAQSKRSGRNVASYAMKNLWYSKDSNVYANGMLVQSKFLIEVIDKLSSDGANEVLVNLENLRMALTGSGDIILYIAGSLDNIGDVSGPLNNFLNCNSRELRPLKAIPDFTLLSNPERAPIPGCIIGLGCIESSFYYQTSKCLTSFDDPDLPALMLYVQYLIQAEGPMWKQIRGKGYAYHYRILVKVSEGLIYLILGRATNVLGAYKESKEIVDNQLLKKEWDPTLIESAKSSLVFSIIEEEKTIGSVVGLSLRSYFQGVDYTYNRRLLEALNKVTVEDLNGVGERHMARLFDAKTAKTALVSDPAKLQDTAEGLKKFGLELTISPSLEESYLNSAGN is encoded by the exons ATGCCTCCGGTGGACAAAACCCCTAATGTCTTCACTAGTAATTTTGAGCTGTGCTACTCCCTGAAGGCTTTTAATAGAATCCCCGTGTCTGAATACATCTCCAAGAAGACCGGCCTGACGGTCTGCATAGCCCAAGTGGATGGACCAGTGGTTAATGGCTATTTTTGCTTAG CTACCGAAGCCTTTGACGATGATGGCCTGCCCCATACTTTGGAGCACCTCATATTTTTAGGCAGCGAAACCTACCCTTACAAAGGTGTCCTTGATTTATTGGCTAATAGGTGTCTAGCTTCAGGTACCAATGCCTGGACTGATATAGATCACACCTGTTACACCATGGAGACTGCTGGATCTGAGGGCTTTTGTTCCCTAATGCCCATTTTCCTAGAACATATTCTTTACCCCATTTTGAGT GAAGAGGCATTTATAACTGAGGTCCACCATATTACGGGAGATGGGGAGGATGCAGGGGTGGTTTATTGTGAAATGCAAGGACGTGAAAACTCTGCTGAATCTCGAATGCATTTGGCAATTGCCAAAAACATTTACCCAGGACATTGTGGCTATTCTTCTGAGACTGGGGGTATTATGAGAAACTTGAGAGAATCTACTAGCAACAGCAAA GTTAGGGCTTACCATAAAGAATTTTATCGGCCTGAGAATTTGAAAGTTATAATTACTGGGCAAATAAGTCCAGAAGATGTGTTTAGAGCTTTAGAACCTTTGGAACAGCAAATTGTCTCAAAG GGGGACCGAGGACCATTTGAGCGACCCTGGCAATCACCAGTTCCTGGCCTTGAATCCTCAAAAgatctcaaaattaaatatcccTCAGATGATGAGGACAATGGTCTTTATTCCATGGTCTGGCGGGGACCTTCTTGCGTCTCCGACTTATACCATGTAACTGCATGCTCGCTTTTACTCAAGTATTTCACTGAAAATTCCGTGTCTCCCCTTCCAAAGGTTTTTGTGGAGATTGAGGACCCTTTTGCGAGCaat ATTTGCTACAACTTGTATGAAAACGCGGAAACTTgcttttatgtaatatttgaaGATGTACCAATTAGCAAAGTAGATAAAGTCAAACAGAATTTGCAAGGGGAACTAAAGAGAATACTGAGTAATCAGGACATTAATATGCAAACTTTGGAgagtataataaataaatataaactgGAGAATATTAGTAACATTGAAAATAGTCCGCATCAATCTATTGCTTTCATGATTATCGGGCATATGTTATATGGGAATACTAAAGCGGAT CTAGAGCAGCGAGTTAATCCTCTTGAAgacttaaataaattgttaaaggAACCAAAAAGCTTTTGGCTTGAGATTTTGGATAAATATTTTGTCAGCAATAATTACATTTCGGTTGAGTGTTACCCCAGTAAGAAGGAACAGCAAAAGATGGCTAAGGAAGAGAGAGAAAGAATAGAAAAACAGAGAGAAAATTTGGGAGAAGTAGGACTGAAGAACAGAAAACTTGCTCTGGAAAAAGCACTTGAATTTAATGACCGACAGCCTCCGGCGGAAATGTTAACTTCAGTCCCAATTCCCAGCATTGAATCCATTAAATTTCACAATATTTCAAGGTTTAGGAGCGATAATATCGACAAGAGGTTGGATTTGTCGAAGACCTCAATTTTCACATATTTCGATGATTTGAAGACTAGTTTTGTTTAT CTCTACGCAATTATGGACACATCAAATATACCCTCAAACCTAAGAATCTATCTACCGCTTCTTTTAGAGAGTTTATTGGAGCTCCCAATTGAACGAAAGGGGGTTATAGTCCCTTATGAGCAAGTAGTTGCACAATTGAACGATGATACAGTGTGCAGCAACACTTCTTTAG GATTGGGGGCGGGGGGTTTGTTCACCTGTGGTAGCTACTCTCAATCAGTGACTCTCTCTTTGCAATTAGAGACTAGTAAGTACCAAAAGGGCCTCAATTGGATTGAGGATTTGCTGTATCACACGCAATTCACGGCGGAAAGACTGAAAGTGATCGCTCTGAAGATGAGCAATGCGGTGGCTCAATCTAAACGTAGTGGCAGGAATGTGGCCTCATATGCCATGAAAAATTTGTGGTATTCTAAAG ATAGCAACGTTTATGCCAATGGGATGCTAGTTCAAAGCAAATTCTTGATTGAAGTGATTGATAAATTGAGTTCCGATGGTGCTAATGAAGTTCTAGTGAACTTGGAAAATCTAAGAATGGCCTTGACAGGTTCCGgagatataattttatatattgcGGGCAGTTTAGACAACATTGGAGACGTTTCTGGAcctttgaataattttttgaattgcaATAGTCGGGAATTGCGGCC GCTAAAAGCAATTCCAGACTTTACATTGCTGAGTAATCCAGAGCGAGCCCCCATTCCGGGTTGCATTATCGGATTGGGCTGCATAGAATCATCGTTTTACTATCAAACCTCTAAATGTTTAACTTCCTTTGATGACCCGGATTTGCCTGCCCTAATGCTCTATGTCCAGTATTTGATTCAGGCAGag ggCCCCATGTGGAAGCAAATCCGAGGCAAAGGCTACGCCTACCACTACAGAATCCTCGTTAAAGTCTCCGAAGgccttatttatttaatcttagGACGGGCCACTAACGTTTTAGGAGCCTATAAGGAGTCCAAGGAAATTGTAGACAATCAATTGTTGAAAAAAGAGTGGGATCCCACCTTAATAGAGTCAGCGAAAAGTTCCCTGGTTTTCAGTATTATCGAAGAAGAGAAGACTATAGGGAGCGTAGTAGGGCTGTCGCTTCGCAGCTATTTTCAAGGTGTAGACTACACTTACAACAGGAGATTGCTGGAAGCACTAAATAAGGTGACCGTAGAAGATTTGAATGGTGTTGGAGAGCGGCATATGGCACGTCTTTTCGACGCCAAAACAGCTAAGACGGCTCTGGTTAGCGACCCTGCGAAACTGCAAGATACCGCCGAAGGCTTGAAGAa GTTCGGCTTGGAACTAACTATTTCACCGTCTTTGGAGGAAAGTTACTTGAACTCGgcaggaaattaa